Genomic segment of Ralstonia pickettii:
CAATCGGCGTGACGATGGCAAGTTCCGCGCCGGCCAGCGCATTGAGCAACGACGACTTGCCGACATTCGGCTGCCCCGCCAGCACCACGTGCAGGCCTTCGCGCAGCAGCGCCCCCTGACGAGCCTGCGCGAGCACGCCATCGACGGCCGTGCGAATGCCGGCGAGCTGGCCCCGCGCGTCGGACGCCTCCAGGAAGTCGATCTCCTCCTCGGGAAAATCCAGCGTCGCTTCTACCAGCATGCGCAGATGGATCACGCGCTCAACCAACGCATGCACTGCCTGAGAAAACGCGCCCTCGAGCGAGCGCGCGGCTGAACGTGCGGCAGCTTCGGTGCTCGCCTCGATCAGGTCGGCGACGGCCTCGGCCTGCGCCAGATCCATCTTGTCGTTGAGGAAGGCGCGGCGCGTGAACTCGCCGGGCTCGGCCACGCGCAGGCCGATCTCGCGGCCGGCGGTCAGGCAGCGTTGCAGCAGCAGTTGCATCACCACCGGGCCGCCGTGGCCCTGCAGCTCCAGCACGTCTTCGCCCGTGTAGGAATGCGGCGCCGGAAACCACAGGGCGATGCCCCGATCGATGGCATTACCCTCGGCGTCGAGGAACGGCAGGTAGGTTGCCTGGCGTGGCGTCAGCACACGTCCGCACAAGGCTTGCATGACGGCGCGCACGTCGGGCCCCGATACGCGCACCACGCCGATGCCGCCCCGCCCCGGCGCGGTGGCAATCGCAGCGATGGGGATGGTGAGGATGGGCGCGCGCGGCGCAGCGGAAGCGTTCGGCAAGGCCGTGGGTTGGTCAGCAGCGGTCATGGGCGGTATTGTGCGGCAGCCGCGCCGTTGCGCGCCAGTTTCCAACCAAGGAGATTCGGATGATCGATCACACCGGCGTCGTCGTTAGCGATTTCGACGCCAGCAAGCGGTTCTACGAACAGGCGCTCGGCGCCATTGGCCTGGCCAAGGTGCTGGAGTTTCCCGCCGCCGTGACAGGCCACACCGACGTGGCCGGCTTTGGCCCGCCGGGCAAGGCGGAGTTCTGGATTTCGGCGGCGATGGCGGGGCAGGCGCCGAACAAGCCGCCGCTGCACGTGGCCTTTCGCGTCGATACGCGTGGCGAGGTGGAGGTGTTCTACGCCGCTGCGATGGCTGCCGGCGGCACCGACAACGGCGCGCCCGGCGTGCGCGCGCACTATCACCGGAATTACTACGCCGCGTTTGTGCGCGACCCCGACGGTCACAACATCGAAGCCGTTTGCCACGCACCGGTTTGAGGTCTTGAAGCGTTTCTGGCGGGCATGAAAAAGGGCACCTGGAGGTGCCCTTTTTGCTGAAGCGCATTCGCCTTACTTGGCGGGTGCCGCCTTGTTGTTGGTGCCCAGCATGCGGTTGATCGACCATTGCTGCGCGATCGACAGGCAGTTGTTCACCACCCAGTACAGCACCAGGCCGGCCGGGAAGAAGAAGAACATCACCGAGAACGCGATCGGCATGAACATCATCACCTTGGCCTGCACCGGGTCCGGCGGGGTCGGGTTCAGCTTGGTCTGCACGAACATCGACACGGCCATCAGCACCGGCAGGATGTAGAACGGGTCGGGCGTGGACAGGTCGTGCACCCAGCCGATCCAGGGCGCACCGCGCATTTCGACCGACGACAGCAGCGCCCAGTACAACGCCATGAACACCGGAATCTGGATCACGATCGGCAGGCAGCCGCCGAGCGGATTGACCTTCTCGGTGCGGTACAGCGTCATCATTTCCTGGTTCATCTTCTGCGGATCGCCCTTGTGGCGCTCGCGGATGGCCGTCATGCGCGGCTGCAGGTCCTTCATCTTGGCCATCGAGCGGTAGCTCGTGGCCGACAGCGGGAAGAACACCAGCTTGATCAGCACGGTGAGTGCAACGATCGACCAGCCCCAGTTGCCCAGCAGTGCGTGAATCTTTTCCAGCAGCCAGAACAGCGGCTTGGCGACGATGGTCAGCCAGCCATAGTCCTTCACCAGGTCCAGGCCCGGCGTGATGGACTCAAGCATGCGCGCTTGCTGCGGGCCGGCGAACAGACGTGCCGTGGCCGACACACTGGCGCCCGGCGCCACGGTGCCCAGCGGCTCCTGGATGCCGATGCGGTAGAAGTTGGTATCGACGCGGTTGACGTAGTACTCGCGCTTGACGTTGTCTGCCGGAATCCAAGCCGATGCAAAGTAGTGCTGCACCATCGCCACCCAGCCGCTGTCGGTCGGGGCCGGCACCTGTGCCTTGCCCTTGTCGATGTCGGCAAAGGTGATCTTGTGGAACTTGTCGCCGTCGGTGTACACGGCCGGGCCGGTGAACGTGCTGTAGAAGCGCGATTGCTCCACAGCGCCGCCATCGCGGGCCAGTTCCATATACAGCGTCGGGTTGATCGGCGCAGTGCCGTCGTTGGTCACGTCGAAGCGCGTGTCGATCACGTAGCTGCCGCGCTTGAAGACGTACGTCTTGGCCAGCTTGGCGCCGCCCTTGTCGGCCGTCAGCGTGATCGAGACATCGTTGCCCGTGCCCAGGTCGCGCGGGCCGGCCGATGCCGTGAACACCGTCGTGTGGTTCGGGAAATCGCCGCCGATGAGGCCCGAGCGCGCCAGATAGGTACGCTCGACGCTGCGGTCGAACAGCACCATCGGGTTGCCGTCGTGGTCCTTCTGGTCAAGCAGTTCCAGCTTGGTCACGATGGCGCCAGCGGTGTCGATCGTGGCCCGCAGCAGGTCGGTCGAGATGACGATCTTTTCCGAAGCCGGTGCTTGTGAAGCCGCGCCCGTGGCCGGGGCGGTCTGCGCTCCGGCGGCTGCCGTCGTGGAGGCGTTGCTCGGCACGTCGCCTGCGGGCGTGCTGCCCGGCGCAGCGGCCGTCGTGGTGGCCGTTTGCGGTGTCGGGAAGAACATCGACTGGTGGCCATTCGCGCGTTGCCAGTTGTCGAACAGCAGGACAACCGCCAGCGAGAAGATCACCCAGAGAATGGTGCGTTTGATATCCATGTCGGATTACGGTCTGGGAAGGTGAAGCCAGCGCCGAAAAACGGCTGCGCAGCCCAATCTTGAACCTGCGATGCTCGCCGTACCCTTGTACGGTTGCGCTTCTCGGTCCAACCTCGGACTGCTCGCTACGTTTTCCGGCACTGCCTGGATCGACGGCCGCGCAGGCTGGGAGTCAGCTGCGGTCGCGTCGGTCGATGCGGGATCGGTGGAGCGGGGCACAGCGTCGCCAGCAGCGGGCGGCACAGGATCATACCCGCCTTGTGCGAACGGATGGCAGCGGCATAGACGTTTTGCCGCAAGATAACTGCCGTAACCGGGCCCATGAGCGAGCACGGCATCGCGCGCGTAGTCGGAACAGGTCGGGAGAAAACGGCATTGCGCGCCCACAAGCGGGCTG
This window contains:
- the mnmE gene encoding tRNA uridine-5-carboxymethylaminomethyl(34) synthesis GTPase MnmE encodes the protein MTAADQPTALPNASAAPRAPILTIPIAAIATAPGRGGIGVVRVSGPDVRAVMQALCGRVLTPRQATYLPFLDAEGNAIDRGIALWFPAPHSYTGEDVLELQGHGGPVVMQLLLQRCLTAGREIGLRVAEPGEFTRRAFLNDKMDLAQAEAVADLIEASTEAAARSAARSLEGAFSQAVHALVERVIHLRMLVEATLDFPEEEIDFLEASDARGQLAGIRTAVDGVLAQARQGALLREGLHVVLAGQPNVGKSSLLNALAGAELAIVTPIAGTTRDKVQQTIQIEGIPLNIVDTAGLRDTEDEVERIGIERTWAAIARADVVLHLLDATDYRAKGLSPEDTAIDARIAEHVPAGVPTLRVINKIDLSGVAIPGRVDAEPPEVWLSARDGLGVELLRAALLEIAGWQGGGEGLYLARERHLAALRTAREHLATAAEHAAQQAESLDLFAEELRLAQEALNSITGAFSSDDLLGVIFSRFCIGK
- a CDS encoding VOC family protein encodes the protein MIDHTGVVVSDFDASKRFYEQALGAIGLAKVLEFPAAVTGHTDVAGFGPPGKAEFWISAAMAGQAPNKPPLHVAFRVDTRGEVEVFYAAAMAAGGTDNGAPGVRAHYHRNYYAAFVRDPDGHNIEAVCHAPV
- the yidC gene encoding membrane protein insertase YidC, with product MDIKRTILWVIFSLAVVLLFDNWQRANGHQSMFFPTPQTATTTAAAPGSTPAGDVPSNASTTAAAGAQTAPATGAASQAPASEKIVISTDLLRATIDTAGAIVTKLELLDQKDHDGNPMVLFDRSVERTYLARSGLIGGDFPNHTTVFTASAGPRDLGTGNDVSITLTADKGGAKLAKTYVFKRGSYVIDTRFDVTNDGTAPINPTLYMELARDGGAVEQSRFYSTFTGPAVYTDGDKFHKITFADIDKGKAQVPAPTDSGWVAMVQHYFASAWIPADNVKREYYVNRVDTNFYRIGIQEPLGTVAPGASVSATARLFAGPQQARMLESITPGLDLVKDYGWLTIVAKPLFWLLEKIHALLGNWGWSIVALTVLIKLVFFPLSATSYRSMAKMKDLQPRMTAIRERHKGDPQKMNQEMMTLYRTEKVNPLGGCLPIVIQIPVFMALYWALLSSVEMRGAPWIGWVHDLSTPDPFYILPVLMAVSMFVQTKLNPTPPDPVQAKVMMFMPIAFSVMFFFFPAGLVLYWVVNNCLSIAQQWSINRMLGTNNKAAPAK